Proteins from a single region of Carassius carassius chromosome 25, fCarCar2.1, whole genome shotgun sequence:
- the LOC132104012 gene encoding uncharacterized protein LOC132104012 isoform X5: protein MLSRNLVIASVAVVLLASTLSTAPVEDKEPEENDFEAEEGEEELSEEEEDDDDSKGQHMKGAGSQQATAAPKGSGMTPGSAVAGESPNASGSTSTASNGANGSNGRDGFSQPSGSSSHDASYGGQDGSKSEIVPPGVGAGGAAATGSSGSKVPDGGVHSVSISVVPSGQGSSAHIAAGHGSTMLSSHTFDRPAAGQTSEGVGVVSSEVQSQPTGSEGFAPHTDGLQYENGETAYDGSQIESPEIPEIESNGNGHKQLLNGGETGFTGLDHFMTGTSQIQEAGGFDSFGTSSHLETTGVIDQSSHDFLVDLMGGIGESFGPDTQTDGLGTLLDLLDTPPDVPPTCLVTDAVSTDHMGLAFQVDSAAAGLSPGHPSSGGPVLDAPPDSPGLDYLFVDNGNGDYTHSVSISDNGAQSKSPADTTDSSVVFDTMSHPDHFFTDYSDGWADNNGADLPDTNGNGNGRHKPVVDIQKGDPQGIHLDISGTGHQDAATAMHHTAVGALDLNDHTLSPYTDTTGFDGVNGAGAQTDMAGAGGDPVTDGQTLTDMTGQGHLAVTDGMPNYTADSVRATGTGFTDASDTHSSMVQTDLPVTGDPFTGVSSQTDAMGTGQPGATEQTQTAVSAGEQYHTSGQGFEGAENVELEDTC from the exons ATGCTGTCACG AAATCTTGTAATTGCTTCAGTGGCTGTTGTGCTTCTGGCGTCCACCCTATCAACGGCTCCTGTTGAAG ATAAGGAGCCTGAGGAAAATGACTTTGAGGCTGAAGAGGGTGAAGAAGAACTGTCTGAGGAGGAAGAGG ATGATGATGACTCCAAAGGTCAGCATATGAAGG GAGCTGGATCGCAGCAGGCCACCGCAGCACCCAAAGGCTCGG GTATGACTCCTGGCAGCGCCGTTGCGGGCGAATCCCCAAACG CATCAGGCAGCACATCAACAGCTTCAAATGGAGCAAATG GAAGTAACGGTAGAGATGGGTTCTCTCAGCCATCTGGCTCAAGTTCTCATG ATGCAAGTTATGGTGGGCAAGATGGGTCCAAATCAGAGATAGTTCCTCCAG GTGTAGGAGCTGGAGGAGCAGCTGCTACTGGAAGTTCAGGATCTAAAGTCCCTG ATGGGGGTGTCCATTCAGTGTCCATTTCTGTAG TGCCATCGGGTCAAGGGTCATCAGCCCATATAGCAGCAGGTCATGGGTCAACAATGTTATCCAGCCACACTTTTGACCGACCTGCAGCAGGACAGACATCAGAAGGTGTGGGTGTAGTTTCCTCCGAGGTCCAATCCCAGCCTACAG GGTCAGAGGGATTCGCTCCACATACAGATGGCTTACAGTATGAAAATG GGGAAACAGCTTACGATGGATCTCAAATCGAGTCTCCAG AAATCCCTGAGATAGAATCTAACG GTAATGGACACAAACAACTACTGAACGGAGGAGAAACAGGATTTACAG GCTTGGATCATTTCATGACGGGCACATCTCAGATTCAAGAAGCAG GTGGTTTTGATTCATTTGGCACAAGCTCTCACCTGGAAACGACAG GAGTGATAGATCAGTCAAGCCATGACTTCCTTGTTGACTTAATGG GTGGAATAGGAGAGAGCTTTGGTCCAGACACTCAAACAGACGGGCTAGGTACGCTTTTAGACCTCTTAGACACTCCTCCAGACGTTCCACCCACATGCCTAGTAACTGACGCTGTCTCAACAGATCACATGGGACTCGCATTTCAGGTGGATTCGGCAG CTGCTGGCCTGAGTCCAGGGCACCCGTCCAGTGGCGGTCCGGTTCTAGACGCTCCTCCAG ACTCTCCCGGACTGGATTACCTGTTTGTTGACAATGGGAACGGTGATTATACCCATTCAGTCA GCATTTCTGATAATGGAGCCCAATCAAAATCACCAGCTGATACAACAG ATTCGTCTGTAGTCTTTGACACAATGTCACATCCGGATCATTTCTTCACAGACTATTCAG ATGGTTGGGCGGATAATAATGGTGCAGATTTACCCGATACAAACG GAAATGGAAACGGTCGGCACAAACCTGTGGTAGACATACAGAAAG GTGACCCTCAAGGCATTCATCTCGACATCA GCGGAACAGGCCATCAGGACGCTGCAACGGCGATGCATCACACAGCTG TTGGTGCACTTGATCTAAACGACCACACTCTCAGTCCCTACACAGACACGACTG GATTTGACGGTGTCAATGGTGCTGGAGCGCAGACAGATATGGCAG GTGCAGGAGGTGATCCAGTGACTGACGGACAGACTCTAACAGACATGACAG GGCAAGGACATTTAGCTGTGACAGATGGCATGCCAAATTACACAG CAGATTCTGTGCGTGCGACTGGGACTGGATTTACAG ATGCCTCAGACACACATAGTAGCATGGTTCAGACAGACCTACCAG TCACAGGGGATCCATTTACAGGGGTTTCCTCACAGACAGATGCCATGGGCACAG GCCAACCTGGTGCTACAGAACAAACACAGACAGCTG TATCAGCAGGTGAACAGTACCACACATCTGGTCAGGGTTTTGAAG GTGCAGAAAATGTGGAACTGGAAGATACCTGCTGA
- the LOC132104012 gene encoding secreted protein C-like isoform X4, with product MLSRNLVIASVAVVLLASTLSTAPVEDKEPEENDFEAEEGEEELSEEEEGAGSQQATAAPKGSGMTPGSAVAGESPNGQKLNGGTQTGQVSSGSTSTASNGANGSNGRDGFSQPSGSSSHDASYGGQDGSKSEIVPPGVGAGGAAATGSSGSKVPDGGVHSVSISVVPSGQGSSAHIAAGHGSTMLSSHTFDRPAAGQTSEGVGVVSSEVQSQPTGSEGFAPHTDGLQYENGETAYDGSQIESPEIPEIESNGNGHKQLLNGGETGFTGLDHFMTGTSQIQEAGGFDSFGTSSHLETTGVIDQSSHDFLVDLMGGIGESFGPDTQTDGLGTLLDLLDTPPDVPPTCLVTDAVSTDHMGLAFQVDSAAAGLSPGHPSSGGPVLDAPPDSPGLDYLFVDNGNGDYTHSVSISDNGAQSKSPADTTDSSVVFDTMSHPDHFFTDYSDGWADNNGADLPDTNGNGNGRHKPVVDIQKGDPQGIHLDISGTGHQDAATAMHHTAVGALDLNDHTLSPYTDTTGFDGVNGAGAQTDMAGAGGDPVTDGQTLTDMTGQGHLAVTDGMPNYTADSVRATGTGFTDASDTHSSMVQTDLPVTGDPFTGVSSQTDAMGTGQPGATEQTQTAVSAGEQYHTSGQGFEGAENVELEDTC from the exons ATGCTGTCACG AAATCTTGTAATTGCTTCAGTGGCTGTTGTGCTTCTGGCGTCCACCCTATCAACGGCTCCTGTTGAAG ATAAGGAGCCTGAGGAAAATGACTTTGAGGCTGAAGAGGGTGAAGAAGAACTGTCTGAGGAGGAAGAGG GAGCTGGATCGCAGCAGGCCACCGCAGCACCCAAAGGCTCGG GTATGACTCCTGGCAGCGCCGTTGCGGGCGAATCCCCAAACG GTCAGAAACTTAATGGCGGCACTCAAACTGGCCAAGTCT CATCAGGCAGCACATCAACAGCTTCAAATGGAGCAAATG GAAGTAACGGTAGAGATGGGTTCTCTCAGCCATCTGGCTCAAGTTCTCATG ATGCAAGTTATGGTGGGCAAGATGGGTCCAAATCAGAGATAGTTCCTCCAG GTGTAGGAGCTGGAGGAGCAGCTGCTACTGGAAGTTCAGGATCTAAAGTCCCTG ATGGGGGTGTCCATTCAGTGTCCATTTCTGTAG TGCCATCGGGTCAAGGGTCATCAGCCCATATAGCAGCAGGTCATGGGTCAACAATGTTATCCAGCCACACTTTTGACCGACCTGCAGCAGGACAGACATCAGAAGGTGTGGGTGTAGTTTCCTCCGAGGTCCAATCCCAGCCTACAG GGTCAGAGGGATTCGCTCCACATACAGATGGCTTACAGTATGAAAATG GGGAAACAGCTTACGATGGATCTCAAATCGAGTCTCCAG AAATCCCTGAGATAGAATCTAACG GTAATGGACACAAACAACTACTGAACGGAGGAGAAACAGGATTTACAG GCTTGGATCATTTCATGACGGGCACATCTCAGATTCAAGAAGCAG GTGGTTTTGATTCATTTGGCACAAGCTCTCACCTGGAAACGACAG GAGTGATAGATCAGTCAAGCCATGACTTCCTTGTTGACTTAATGG GTGGAATAGGAGAGAGCTTTGGTCCAGACACTCAAACAGACGGGCTAGGTACGCTTTTAGACCTCTTAGACACTCCTCCAGACGTTCCACCCACATGCCTAGTAACTGACGCTGTCTCAACAGATCACATGGGACTCGCATTTCAGGTGGATTCGGCAG CTGCTGGCCTGAGTCCAGGGCACCCGTCCAGTGGCGGTCCGGTTCTAGACGCTCCTCCAG ACTCTCCCGGACTGGATTACCTGTTTGTTGACAATGGGAACGGTGATTATACCCATTCAGTCA GCATTTCTGATAATGGAGCCCAATCAAAATCACCAGCTGATACAACAG ATTCGTCTGTAGTCTTTGACACAATGTCACATCCGGATCATTTCTTCACAGACTATTCAG ATGGTTGGGCGGATAATAATGGTGCAGATTTACCCGATACAAACG GAAATGGAAACGGTCGGCACAAACCTGTGGTAGACATACAGAAAG GTGACCCTCAAGGCATTCATCTCGACATCA GCGGAACAGGCCATCAGGACGCTGCAACGGCGATGCATCACACAGCTG TTGGTGCACTTGATCTAAACGACCACACTCTCAGTCCCTACACAGACACGACTG GATTTGACGGTGTCAATGGTGCTGGAGCGCAGACAGATATGGCAG GTGCAGGAGGTGATCCAGTGACTGACGGACAGACTCTAACAGACATGACAG GGCAAGGACATTTAGCTGTGACAGATGGCATGCCAAATTACACAG CAGATTCTGTGCGTGCGACTGGGACTGGATTTACAG ATGCCTCAGACACACATAGTAGCATGGTTCAGACAGACCTACCAG TCACAGGGGATCCATTTACAGGGGTTTCCTCACAGACAGATGCCATGGGCACAG GCCAACCTGGTGCTACAGAACAAACACAGACAGCTG TATCAGCAGGTGAACAGTACCACACATCTGGTCAGGGTTTTGAAG GTGCAGAAAATGTGGAACTGGAAGATACCTGCTGA
- the LOC132104012 gene encoding uncharacterized protein LOC132104012 isoform X9: MLSRNLVIASVAVVLLASTLSTAPVEDKEPEENDFEAEEGEEELSEEEEDDDDSKGQHMKGAGSQQATAAPKGSGMTPGSAVAGESPNASGSTSTASNGANDASYGGQDGSKSEIVPPGVGAGGAAATGSSGSKVPDGGVHSVSISVVPSGQGSSAHIAAGHGSTMLSSHTFDRPAAGQTSEGVGVVSSEVQSQPTGSEGFAPHTDGLQYENGETAYDGSQIESPEIPEIESNGNGHKQLLNGGETGFTGLDHFMTGTSQIQEAGGFDSFGTSSHLETTGVIDQSSHDFLVDLMGGIGESFGPDTQTDGLGTLLDLLDTPPDVPPTCLVTDAVSTDHMGLAFQVDSAAAGLSPGHPSSGGPVLDAPPDSPGLDYLFVDNGNGDYTHSVSISDNGAQSKSPADTTDSSVVFDTMSHPDHFFTDYSDGWADNNGADLPDTNGNGNGRHKPVVDIQKGDPQGIHLDISGTGHQDAATAMHHTAVGALDLNDHTLSPYTDTTGFDGVNGAGAQTDMAGAGGDPVTDGQTLTDMTGQGHLAVTDGMPNYTADSVRATGTGFTDASDTHSSMVQTDLPVTGDPFTGVSSQTDAMGTGQPGATEQTQTAVSAGEQYHTSGQGFEGAENVELEDTC; encoded by the exons ATGCTGTCACG AAATCTTGTAATTGCTTCAGTGGCTGTTGTGCTTCTGGCGTCCACCCTATCAACGGCTCCTGTTGAAG ATAAGGAGCCTGAGGAAAATGACTTTGAGGCTGAAGAGGGTGAAGAAGAACTGTCTGAGGAGGAAGAGG ATGATGATGACTCCAAAGGTCAGCATATGAAGG GAGCTGGATCGCAGCAGGCCACCGCAGCACCCAAAGGCTCGG GTATGACTCCTGGCAGCGCCGTTGCGGGCGAATCCCCAAACG CATCAGGCAGCACATCAACAGCTTCAAATGGAGCAAATG ATGCAAGTTATGGTGGGCAAGATGGGTCCAAATCAGAGATAGTTCCTCCAG GTGTAGGAGCTGGAGGAGCAGCTGCTACTGGAAGTTCAGGATCTAAAGTCCCTG ATGGGGGTGTCCATTCAGTGTCCATTTCTGTAG TGCCATCGGGTCAAGGGTCATCAGCCCATATAGCAGCAGGTCATGGGTCAACAATGTTATCCAGCCACACTTTTGACCGACCTGCAGCAGGACAGACATCAGAAGGTGTGGGTGTAGTTTCCTCCGAGGTCCAATCCCAGCCTACAG GGTCAGAGGGATTCGCTCCACATACAGATGGCTTACAGTATGAAAATG GGGAAACAGCTTACGATGGATCTCAAATCGAGTCTCCAG AAATCCCTGAGATAGAATCTAACG GTAATGGACACAAACAACTACTGAACGGAGGAGAAACAGGATTTACAG GCTTGGATCATTTCATGACGGGCACATCTCAGATTCAAGAAGCAG GTGGTTTTGATTCATTTGGCACAAGCTCTCACCTGGAAACGACAG GAGTGATAGATCAGTCAAGCCATGACTTCCTTGTTGACTTAATGG GTGGAATAGGAGAGAGCTTTGGTCCAGACACTCAAACAGACGGGCTAGGTACGCTTTTAGACCTCTTAGACACTCCTCCAGACGTTCCACCCACATGCCTAGTAACTGACGCTGTCTCAACAGATCACATGGGACTCGCATTTCAGGTGGATTCGGCAG CTGCTGGCCTGAGTCCAGGGCACCCGTCCAGTGGCGGTCCGGTTCTAGACGCTCCTCCAG ACTCTCCCGGACTGGATTACCTGTTTGTTGACAATGGGAACGGTGATTATACCCATTCAGTCA GCATTTCTGATAATGGAGCCCAATCAAAATCACCAGCTGATACAACAG ATTCGTCTGTAGTCTTTGACACAATGTCACATCCGGATCATTTCTTCACAGACTATTCAG ATGGTTGGGCGGATAATAATGGTGCAGATTTACCCGATACAAACG GAAATGGAAACGGTCGGCACAAACCTGTGGTAGACATACAGAAAG GTGACCCTCAAGGCATTCATCTCGACATCA GCGGAACAGGCCATCAGGACGCTGCAACGGCGATGCATCACACAGCTG TTGGTGCACTTGATCTAAACGACCACACTCTCAGTCCCTACACAGACACGACTG GATTTGACGGTGTCAATGGTGCTGGAGCGCAGACAGATATGGCAG GTGCAGGAGGTGATCCAGTGACTGACGGACAGACTCTAACAGACATGACAG GGCAAGGACATTTAGCTGTGACAGATGGCATGCCAAATTACACAG CAGATTCTGTGCGTGCGACTGGGACTGGATTTACAG ATGCCTCAGACACACATAGTAGCATGGTTCAGACAGACCTACCAG TCACAGGGGATCCATTTACAGGGGTTTCCTCACAGACAGATGCCATGGGCACAG GCCAACCTGGTGCTACAGAACAAACACAGACAGCTG TATCAGCAGGTGAACAGTACCACACATCTGGTCAGGGTTTTGAAG GTGCAGAAAATGTGGAACTGGAAGATACCTGCTGA
- the LOC132104012 gene encoding secreted protein C-like isoform X1, translating into MLSRNLVIASVAVVLLASTLSTAPVEDKEPEENDFEAEEGEEELSEEEEDDDDSKGQHMKGAGSQQATAAPKGSGMTPGSAVAGESPNGQKLNGGTQTGQVSSGSTSTASNGANGSNGRDGFSQPSGSSSHDASYGGQDGSKSEIVPPGVGAGGAAATGSSGSKVPDGGVHSVSISVVPSGQGSSAHIAAGHGSTMLSSHTFDRPAAGQTSEGVGVVSSEVQSQPTGSEGFAPHTDGLQYENGETAYDGSQIESPEIPEIESNGNGHKQLLNGGETGFTGLDHFMTGTSQIQEAGGFDSFGTSSHLETTGVIDQSSHDFLVDLMGGIGESFGPDTQTDGLGTLLDLLDTPPDVPPTCLVTDAVSTDHMGLAFQVDSAAAGLSPGHPSSGGPVLDAPPDSPGLDYLFVDNGNGDYTHSVSISDNGAQSKSPADTTDSSVVFDTMSHPDHFFTDYSDGWADNNGADLPDTNGNGNGRHKPVVDIQKGDPQGIHLDISGTGHQDAATAMHHTAVGALDLNDHTLSPYTDTTGFDGVNGAGAQTDMAGAGGDPVTDGQTLTDMTGQGHLAVTDGMPNYTADSVRATGTGFTDASDTHSSMVQTDLPVTGDPFTGVSSQTDAMGTGQPGATEQTQTAVSAGEQYHTSGQGFEGAENVELEDTC; encoded by the exons ATGCTGTCACG AAATCTTGTAATTGCTTCAGTGGCTGTTGTGCTTCTGGCGTCCACCCTATCAACGGCTCCTGTTGAAG ATAAGGAGCCTGAGGAAAATGACTTTGAGGCTGAAGAGGGTGAAGAAGAACTGTCTGAGGAGGAAGAGG ATGATGATGACTCCAAAGGTCAGCATATGAAGG GAGCTGGATCGCAGCAGGCCACCGCAGCACCCAAAGGCTCGG GTATGACTCCTGGCAGCGCCGTTGCGGGCGAATCCCCAAACG GTCAGAAACTTAATGGCGGCACTCAAACTGGCCAAGTCT CATCAGGCAGCACATCAACAGCTTCAAATGGAGCAAATG GAAGTAACGGTAGAGATGGGTTCTCTCAGCCATCTGGCTCAAGTTCTCATG ATGCAAGTTATGGTGGGCAAGATGGGTCCAAATCAGAGATAGTTCCTCCAG GTGTAGGAGCTGGAGGAGCAGCTGCTACTGGAAGTTCAGGATCTAAAGTCCCTG ATGGGGGTGTCCATTCAGTGTCCATTTCTGTAG TGCCATCGGGTCAAGGGTCATCAGCCCATATAGCAGCAGGTCATGGGTCAACAATGTTATCCAGCCACACTTTTGACCGACCTGCAGCAGGACAGACATCAGAAGGTGTGGGTGTAGTTTCCTCCGAGGTCCAATCCCAGCCTACAG GGTCAGAGGGATTCGCTCCACATACAGATGGCTTACAGTATGAAAATG GGGAAACAGCTTACGATGGATCTCAAATCGAGTCTCCAG AAATCCCTGAGATAGAATCTAACG GTAATGGACACAAACAACTACTGAACGGAGGAGAAACAGGATTTACAG GCTTGGATCATTTCATGACGGGCACATCTCAGATTCAAGAAGCAG GTGGTTTTGATTCATTTGGCACAAGCTCTCACCTGGAAACGACAG GAGTGATAGATCAGTCAAGCCATGACTTCCTTGTTGACTTAATGG GTGGAATAGGAGAGAGCTTTGGTCCAGACACTCAAACAGACGGGCTAGGTACGCTTTTAGACCTCTTAGACACTCCTCCAGACGTTCCACCCACATGCCTAGTAACTGACGCTGTCTCAACAGATCACATGGGACTCGCATTTCAGGTGGATTCGGCAG CTGCTGGCCTGAGTCCAGGGCACCCGTCCAGTGGCGGTCCGGTTCTAGACGCTCCTCCAG ACTCTCCCGGACTGGATTACCTGTTTGTTGACAATGGGAACGGTGATTATACCCATTCAGTCA GCATTTCTGATAATGGAGCCCAATCAAAATCACCAGCTGATACAACAG ATTCGTCTGTAGTCTTTGACACAATGTCACATCCGGATCATTTCTTCACAGACTATTCAG ATGGTTGGGCGGATAATAATGGTGCAGATTTACCCGATACAAACG GAAATGGAAACGGTCGGCACAAACCTGTGGTAGACATACAGAAAG GTGACCCTCAAGGCATTCATCTCGACATCA GCGGAACAGGCCATCAGGACGCTGCAACGGCGATGCATCACACAGCTG TTGGTGCACTTGATCTAAACGACCACACTCTCAGTCCCTACACAGACACGACTG GATTTGACGGTGTCAATGGTGCTGGAGCGCAGACAGATATGGCAG GTGCAGGAGGTGATCCAGTGACTGACGGACAGACTCTAACAGACATGACAG GGCAAGGACATTTAGCTGTGACAGATGGCATGCCAAATTACACAG CAGATTCTGTGCGTGCGACTGGGACTGGATTTACAG ATGCCTCAGACACACATAGTAGCATGGTTCAGACAGACCTACCAG TCACAGGGGATCCATTTACAGGGGTTTCCTCACAGACAGATGCCATGGGCACAG GCCAACCTGGTGCTACAGAACAAACACAGACAGCTG TATCAGCAGGTGAACAGTACCACACATCTGGTCAGGGTTTTGAAG GTGCAGAAAATGTGGAACTGGAAGATACCTGCTGA